One genomic region from Nymphaea colorata isolate Beijing-Zhang1983 chromosome 12, ASM883128v2, whole genome shotgun sequence encodes:
- the LOC116265708 gene encoding pentatricopeptide repeat-containing protein At5g27110 isoform X2: MNTERLSLLLTNCISKKSLRHDCLQSARLVFKNIECPLDIALWNSLLAAYSRNHLYRETQLLFEELRSFSCVKPDGYTVPSVLKAFGALRCVQDGRKLHGWVIKGGFGDIVVASALVGMYAKCSLFLEACHVFDEMPVKDVASWNTVMSCYYQDGQYHKAVDLFDKMQAAGFMPDSVTYTTFFSSCARLSALEKGRMVHESLIRSGYEMDVFVNSSLVDMYARCGSLVMARKIFDLVPNKTAVTWNSMISGYAITGDFISSVHLFLNMNAEGVKPTSTTLCILLSLCSKLGNLQFGKFMHGYIIRNKVETDIFTDTALLDLYLRCGALQYAEDIFETITKMNCVSWNVMISGLVSRGCYDEALKIFNDMRNSGVKPDAITFASTLQACSQLSALQLGKEMHQYIVENKLEIEEIVAAALVNMYAKCGAVDDARNVFDRMSKRDIVSWTTMITAYGSHGNTLEAIYLFQQMEKSETKPDGVAFLALLSACSHGGLVDEGHHYFDQMRVCYGIDPTLEHYSCVIDLLGRAGRVHEAYDILRHMPIKADVGLLGALFSACSQHGKVELGEKVAELLLEKDPDDASTYIVLSNLYAAAGKWENVRKVRWKMRERGLRKSPGCSWIEVDKRTHTFFVEDKSHPQAETIYETLDSLLLQMKREGYAPKSPNTTYP; encoded by the exons ATGAACACCGAAAGGCTGTCCCTTCTGCTAACAAATTGCATCTCTAAGAAGTCATTGCGACATG ATTGTCTTCAATCTGCAAGGCTAGTTTTCAAGAACATAGAATGCCCACTTGATATTGCACTGTGGAACAGCTTGTTGGCTGCCTATTCTAGAAACCATTTGTACAGAGAAACTCAATTGCTGTTTGAGGAACTACGGAGTTTCTCATGTGTTAAACCTGATGGTTATACAGTTCCTAGCGTTCTCAAGGCATTTGGGGCCCTCAGGTGTGTTCAAGATGGAAGGAAACTTCATGGTTGGGTAATCAAAGGTGGGTTTGGGGATATTGTTGTTGCTAGTGCTTTAGTGGGAATGTATGCCAAATGCAGCCTTTTCCTTGAAGCTTGCCatgtgtttgatgaaatgcctgtGAAAGATGTTGCTTCATGGAACACTGTGATGTCTTGCTACTATCAAGATGGGCAGTACCATAAGGctgttgatttgtttgataAGATGCAAGCAGCTGGTTTCATGCCTGATTCTGTAACATACAcaacatttttttcctcatgTGCACGTCTTTCAGCATTGGAGAAAGGAAGAATGGTTCATGAGAGCTTGATCAGGAGTGGTTATGAAATGGATGTGTTTGTGAATTCATCACTTGTGGACATGTATGCAAGGTGTGGTTCGTTGGTGATGGCACGGAAGATATTTGATTTAGTACCCAACAAGACTGCTGTTACATGGAATTCAATGATATCTGGATATGCCATTACTGGGGATTTCATTTCTTCTGTTCACCTCTTTCTGAACATGAATGCAGAAGGGGTAAAACCCACTTCAACAACACTCTGTATTTTGTTGTCCTTGTGCTCAAAGCTTGGTAATTTACAATTTGGAAAGTTTATGCATGGGTACATCATTAGAAACAAAGTAGAAACAGATATTTTTACTGATACTGCTTTGCTTGATCTGTATCTTAGATGTGGGGCTCTGCAATACGCTGAGGATATCTTTGAGACAATTACAAAGATGAACTGTGTTTCATGGAATGTTATGATCTCTGGACTTGTATCGCGAGGATGTTATGATGAagctttaaaaattttcaatgatATGAGAAATAGTGGTGTCAAACCAGATGCCATTACTTTTGCAAGTACCCTACAGGCATGTTCACAGTTATCGGCTCTGCAACTTGGTAAAGAAATGCACCAGTATATAGTGGAAAACAAGCTTGAAATAGAGGAAATTGTAGCAGCTGCCCTTGTTAacatgtatgcaaaatgtggtGCAGTGGATGACGCACGCAATGTTTTTGATCGGATGTCAAAGCGGGACATTGTTTCATGGACAACCATGATCACAGCCTACGGCTCCCATGGAAATACGTTGGAAGCTATATACCTCTTCCAGCAAATGGAGAAGTCTGAGACCAAACCAGATGGAGTTGCCTTTCTTGCACTTCTTTCTGCTTGTAGTCATGGTGGACTAGTCGACGAAGGTCATCATTATTTTGATCAAATGAGAGTTTGCTATGGCATTGATCCTACTCTTGAACACTATTCTTGTGTAATTGATCTGCTTGGACGTGCAGGGAGAGTCCATGAAGCTTATGACATCTTGAGACATATGCCCATTAAGGCAGATGTTGGTTTGCTTGGAGCTTTGTTTTCTGCTTGTAGTCAACATGGGAAAGTAGAGCTGGGTGAGAAGGTGGCAGAGCTTCTGCTTGAGAAGGATCCTGATGATGCCTCTACATACATAGTTCTGTCAAATCTGTATGCTGCAGCAGGGAAATGGGAGAATGTCAGGAAGGTCCGGtggaaaatgagagaaaggggatTAAGGAAAAGTCCAGGGTGCAGTTGGATTGAAGTCGACAAGAGGACACACACGTTCTTTGTTGAAGACAAATCACATCCGCAAGCAGAAACTATATATGAGACTTTAGACAGCCTTCTGCTCCAGATGAAAAGAGAAGGCTATGCTCCAAAGAGTCCAAACACTACTTATCCATAG
- the LOC116265708 gene encoding pentatricopeptide repeat-containing protein At5g27110 isoform X1 translates to MNTERLSLLLTNCISKKSLRHGKLLHKHIISSGLQQDISLCKKLINFYISLDCLQSARLVFKNIECPLDIALWNSLLAAYSRNHLYRETQLLFEELRSFSCVKPDGYTVPSVLKAFGALRCVQDGRKLHGWVIKGGFGDIVVASALVGMYAKCSLFLEACHVFDEMPVKDVASWNTVMSCYYQDGQYHKAVDLFDKMQAAGFMPDSVTYTTFFSSCARLSALEKGRMVHESLIRSGYEMDVFVNSSLVDMYARCGSLVMARKIFDLVPNKTAVTWNSMISGYAITGDFISSVHLFLNMNAEGVKPTSTTLCILLSLCSKLGNLQFGKFMHGYIIRNKVETDIFTDTALLDLYLRCGALQYAEDIFETITKMNCVSWNVMISGLVSRGCYDEALKIFNDMRNSGVKPDAITFASTLQACSQLSALQLGKEMHQYIVENKLEIEEIVAAALVNMYAKCGAVDDARNVFDRMSKRDIVSWTTMITAYGSHGNTLEAIYLFQQMEKSETKPDGVAFLALLSACSHGGLVDEGHHYFDQMRVCYGIDPTLEHYSCVIDLLGRAGRVHEAYDILRHMPIKADVGLLGALFSACSQHGKVELGEKVAELLLEKDPDDASTYIVLSNLYAAAGKWENVRKVRWKMRERGLRKSPGCSWIEVDKRTHTFFVEDKSHPQAETIYETLDSLLLQMKREGYAPKSPNTTYP, encoded by the coding sequence ATGAACACCGAAAGGCTGTCCCTTCTGCTAACAAATTGCATCTCTAAGAAGTCATTGCGACATGGTAAGCTACTCCATAAGCACATAATATCAAGCGGTTTACAGCAAGACATATCCCTCTGCAAGAAGCTCATAAACTTCTACATTTCTTTAGATTGTCTTCAATCTGCAAGGCTAGTTTTCAAGAACATAGAATGCCCACTTGATATTGCACTGTGGAACAGCTTGTTGGCTGCCTATTCTAGAAACCATTTGTACAGAGAAACTCAATTGCTGTTTGAGGAACTACGGAGTTTCTCATGTGTTAAACCTGATGGTTATACAGTTCCTAGCGTTCTCAAGGCATTTGGGGCCCTCAGGTGTGTTCAAGATGGAAGGAAACTTCATGGTTGGGTAATCAAAGGTGGGTTTGGGGATATTGTTGTTGCTAGTGCTTTAGTGGGAATGTATGCCAAATGCAGCCTTTTCCTTGAAGCTTGCCatgtgtttgatgaaatgcctgtGAAAGATGTTGCTTCATGGAACACTGTGATGTCTTGCTACTATCAAGATGGGCAGTACCATAAGGctgttgatttgtttgataAGATGCAAGCAGCTGGTTTCATGCCTGATTCTGTAACATACAcaacatttttttcctcatgTGCACGTCTTTCAGCATTGGAGAAAGGAAGAATGGTTCATGAGAGCTTGATCAGGAGTGGTTATGAAATGGATGTGTTTGTGAATTCATCACTTGTGGACATGTATGCAAGGTGTGGTTCGTTGGTGATGGCACGGAAGATATTTGATTTAGTACCCAACAAGACTGCTGTTACATGGAATTCAATGATATCTGGATATGCCATTACTGGGGATTTCATTTCTTCTGTTCACCTCTTTCTGAACATGAATGCAGAAGGGGTAAAACCCACTTCAACAACACTCTGTATTTTGTTGTCCTTGTGCTCAAAGCTTGGTAATTTACAATTTGGAAAGTTTATGCATGGGTACATCATTAGAAACAAAGTAGAAACAGATATTTTTACTGATACTGCTTTGCTTGATCTGTATCTTAGATGTGGGGCTCTGCAATACGCTGAGGATATCTTTGAGACAATTACAAAGATGAACTGTGTTTCATGGAATGTTATGATCTCTGGACTTGTATCGCGAGGATGTTATGATGAagctttaaaaattttcaatgatATGAGAAATAGTGGTGTCAAACCAGATGCCATTACTTTTGCAAGTACCCTACAGGCATGTTCACAGTTATCGGCTCTGCAACTTGGTAAAGAAATGCACCAGTATATAGTGGAAAACAAGCTTGAAATAGAGGAAATTGTAGCAGCTGCCCTTGTTAacatgtatgcaaaatgtggtGCAGTGGATGACGCACGCAATGTTTTTGATCGGATGTCAAAGCGGGACATTGTTTCATGGACAACCATGATCACAGCCTACGGCTCCCATGGAAATACGTTGGAAGCTATATACCTCTTCCAGCAAATGGAGAAGTCTGAGACCAAACCAGATGGAGTTGCCTTTCTTGCACTTCTTTCTGCTTGTAGTCATGGTGGACTAGTCGACGAAGGTCATCATTATTTTGATCAAATGAGAGTTTGCTATGGCATTGATCCTACTCTTGAACACTATTCTTGTGTAATTGATCTGCTTGGACGTGCAGGGAGAGTCCATGAAGCTTATGACATCTTGAGACATATGCCCATTAAGGCAGATGTTGGTTTGCTTGGAGCTTTGTTTTCTGCTTGTAGTCAACATGGGAAAGTAGAGCTGGGTGAGAAGGTGGCAGAGCTTCTGCTTGAGAAGGATCCTGATGATGCCTCTACATACATAGTTCTGTCAAATCTGTATGCTGCAGCAGGGAAATGGGAGAATGTCAGGAAGGTCCGGtggaaaatgagagaaaggggatTAAGGAAAAGTCCAGGGTGCAGTTGGATTGAAGTCGACAAGAGGACACACACGTTCTTTGTTGAAGACAAATCACATCCGCAAGCAGAAACTATATATGAGACTTTAGACAGCCTTCTGCTCCAGATGAAAAGAGAAGGCTATGCTCCAAAGAGTCCAAACACTACTTATCCATAG
- the LOC116265708 gene encoding pentatricopeptide repeat-containing protein At5g27110 isoform X3: protein MNTERLSLLLTNCISKKSLRHGKLLHKHIISSGLQQDISLCKKLINFYISLDCLQSARLVFKNIECPLDIALWNSLLAAYSRNHLYRETQLLFEELRSFSCVKPDGYTVPSVLKAFGALRCVQDGRKLHGWVIKGGFGDIVVASALVGMYAKCSLFLEACHVFDEMPVKDVASWNTVMSCYYQDGQYHKAVDLFDKMQAAGFMPDSVTYTTFFSSCARLSALEKGRMVHESLIRSGYEMDVFVNSSLVDMYARCGSLVMARKIFDLVPNKTAVTWNSMISGYAITGDFISSVHLFLNMNAEGVKPTSTTLCILLSLCSKLGNLQFGKFMHGYIIRNKVETDIFTDTALLDLYLRCGALQYAEDIFETITKMNCVSWNVMISGLVSRGCYDEALKIFNDMRNSGVKPDAITFASTLQACSQLSALQLVDDARNVFDRMSKRDIVSWTTMITAYGSHGNTLEAIYLFQQMEKSETKPDGVAFLALLSACSHGGLVDEGHHYFDQMRVCYGIDPTLEHYSCVIDLLGRAGRVHEAYDILRHMPIKADVGLLGALFSACSQHGKVELGEKVAELLLEKDPDDASTYIVLSNLYAAAGKWENVRKVRWKMRERGLRKSPGCSWIEVDKRTHTFFVEDKSHPQAETIYETLDSLLLQMKREGYAPKSPNTTYP from the exons ATGAACACCGAAAGGCTGTCCCTTCTGCTAACAAATTGCATCTCTAAGAAGTCATTGCGACATGGTAAGCTACTCCATAAGCACATAATATCAAGCGGTTTACAGCAAGACATATCCCTCTGCAAGAAGCTCATAAACTTCTACATTTCTTTAGATTGTCTTCAATCTGCAAGGCTAGTTTTCAAGAACATAGAATGCCCACTTGATATTGCACTGTGGAACAGCTTGTTGGCTGCCTATTCTAGAAACCATTTGTACAGAGAAACTCAATTGCTGTTTGAGGAACTACGGAGTTTCTCATGTGTTAAACCTGATGGTTATACAGTTCCTAGCGTTCTCAAGGCATTTGGGGCCCTCAGGTGTGTTCAAGATGGAAGGAAACTTCATGGTTGGGTAATCAAAGGTGGGTTTGGGGATATTGTTGTTGCTAGTGCTTTAGTGGGAATGTATGCCAAATGCAGCCTTTTCCTTGAAGCTTGCCatgtgtttgatgaaatgcctgtGAAAGATGTTGCTTCATGGAACACTGTGATGTCTTGCTACTATCAAGATGGGCAGTACCATAAGGctgttgatttgtttgataAGATGCAAGCAGCTGGTTTCATGCCTGATTCTGTAACATACAcaacatttttttcctcatgTGCACGTCTTTCAGCATTGGAGAAAGGAAGAATGGTTCATGAGAGCTTGATCAGGAGTGGTTATGAAATGGATGTGTTTGTGAATTCATCACTTGTGGACATGTATGCAAGGTGTGGTTCGTTGGTGATGGCACGGAAGATATTTGATTTAGTACCCAACAAGACTGCTGTTACATGGAATTCAATGATATCTGGATATGCCATTACTGGGGATTTCATTTCTTCTGTTCACCTCTTTCTGAACATGAATGCAGAAGGGGTAAAACCCACTTCAACAACACTCTGTATTTTGTTGTCCTTGTGCTCAAAGCTTGGTAATTTACAATTTGGAAAGTTTATGCATGGGTACATCATTAGAAACAAAGTAGAAACAGATATTTTTACTGATACTGCTTTGCTTGATCTGTATCTTAGATGTGGGGCTCTGCAATACGCTGAGGATATCTTTGAGACAATTACAAAGATGAACTGTGTTTCATGGAATGTTATGATCTCTGGACTTGTATCGCGAGGATGTTATGATGAagctttaaaaattttcaatgatATGAGAAATAGTGGTGTCAAACCAGATGCCATTACTTTTGCAAGTACCCTACAGGCATGTTCACAGTTATCGGCTCTGCAACTTG TGGATGACGCACGCAATGTTTTTGATCGGATGTCAAAGCGGGACATTGTTTCATGGACAACCATGATCACAGCCTACGGCTCCCATGGAAATACGTTGGAAGCTATATACCTCTTCCAGCAAATGGAGAAGTCTGAGACCAAACCAGATGGAGTTGCCTTTCTTGCACTTCTTTCTGCTTGTAGTCATGGTGGACTAGTCGACGAAGGTCATCATTATTTTGATCAAATGAGAGTTTGCTATGGCATTGATCCTACTCTTGAACACTATTCTTGTGTAATTGATCTGCTTGGACGTGCAGGGAGAGTCCATGAAGCTTATGACATCTTGAGACATATGCCCATTAAGGCAGATGTTGGTTTGCTTGGAGCTTTGTTTTCTGCTTGTAGTCAACATGGGAAAGTAGAGCTGGGTGAGAAGGTGGCAGAGCTTCTGCTTGAGAAGGATCCTGATGATGCCTCTACATACATAGTTCTGTCAAATCTGTATGCTGCAGCAGGGAAATGGGAGAATGTCAGGAAGGTCCGGtggaaaatgagagaaaggggatTAAGGAAAAGTCCAGGGTGCAGTTGGATTGAAGTCGACAAGAGGACACACACGTTCTTTGTTGAAGACAAATCACATCCGCAAGCAGAAACTATATATGAGACTTTAGACAGCCTTCTGCTCCAGATGAAAAGAGAAGGCTATGCTCCAAAGAGTCCAAACACTACTTATCCATAG
- the LOC116265708 gene encoding uncharacterized protein LOC116265708 isoform X4: MDSGTHSIEDGVNLLKQLEDILRTDPLIDELGFVHPSQFEQLNKGINEFSANLSIQLDENVFWFKDHKLAISVLALRPLYEAAKEAFMEVRSAYDVEINLKGKFHEAAKCISLEPENNSTTGSDVHLLEGKMMRHSKALLLLSCDFATAWNSRKQILLGRQNFSLIIEEFNLSALVLSYSPKSEQAWNHRRWLVKLVGERFQNLQDMLQKESELVERICEKSKMNYRAWCYRGWLVPYKKKEQVLNELDHTRKWAELHVADNSCFHYRRILLLRLMMEDKVHQKKCSVDGAYGNSDFHSTWKAELDWNMMLINLYSGREALWVHRRFLAYQWITRCGNQSNKVHAFLKDELQLVHACLNISDSGFGDNRTQGAHAASYFLYIFKQVPRSEQADLQDKLGKLPDLSVLLNEVWPERSELWKDLLLSNFIAADV; the protein is encoded by the exons ATGGATTCAGGAACCCATTCCATTGAGGACGGTGTCAATCTCCTGAAGCAATTGGAAGATATCCTACGTACTGATCCCCTTAT AGATGAACTCGGGTTTGTACATCCATCTCAATTTGAGCAACTGAATAAAGGCATAAATGAATTCTCTGCCAACTTAAGTATTCAGTTAGATGAAAACGTGTTCTGGTTCAAAGATCACAAACTAGCAATCTCCGTCCTGGCGTTGCGACCTTTATATGAAGCTGCTAAGGAAGCATTTATGGAGGTACGGAGTGCATATGATGTGGAGATCAACCTGAAGGGCAAGTTTCATGAAGCAGCCAAGTGCATTTCATTGGAACCAGAAAATAATTCGACCACAGGTTCGGATGTGCATCTTCTTGAAGGAAAGATGATGAGACACAGCAAGGCACTTCTATTGCTAAGCTGTGACTTTGCAACTGCATGGAATTCCAG GAAACAAATACTTCTGGGAAGGCAAAACTTTTCATTAATTATTGAGGAGTTCAACTTGTCTGCTCTGGTTTTGTCATATTCACCAAAAAGTGAGCAGGCATGGAATCATAG ACGATGGCTGGTCAAGTTAGTTGGTGAAAGATTTCAGAATTTGCAAGATATGCTGCAAAAAGAATCTGAGCTTGTGGAACGCATATGTGAG AAATCTAAAATGAACTATCGTGCATGGTGTTACCGTGGTTGGCTTGTTCCATACAAGAAAAAAGAGCAG GTGCTAAATGAACTGGATCATACAAGAAAATGGGCCGAGTTACATGTTGCAGATAATTCCTGCTTTCACTACCGAAGA ATACTGTTGTTAAGGCTGATGATGGAGGACAAGGTGCACCAGAAGAAATGTAGTGTAGATGGAGCTTATGGAAATTCTGACTTTCATTCCACATGGAAG GCAGAACTTGACTGGAATATGATGTTGATTAATCTTTATAGTGGAAGAGAG GCTCTCTGGGTTCATCGCCGCTTCCTTGCTTATCAATGGATAACTCGTTGTGGTAATCAAAGCAATAAGGTGCATGCCTTTCTGAAGGACGAATTGCAGCTAGTCCATGCCTGCTTGAATATTTCAGATAGCGGTTTTGGTGATAACCGTACACAAGGAGCACATGCAGCTTcatattttctatatatttttaag CAAGTTCCTCGGTCTGAACAGGCTGACCTTCAAGATAAGCTTGGGAAATTGCCAGACCTCAGCGTTTTGCTAAATGAGGTTTGGCCAGAAAGATCTGAACTTTGGAAGGACTTGTTACTGTCTAATTTCATTGCTGCTGATGTTTAG
- the LOC116265711 gene encoding histone H4: MSGRGKGGKGLGKGGAKRHRKVLRDNIQGITKPAIRRLARRGGVKRISGLIYEETRGVLKIFLENVIRDAVTYTEHARRKTVTAMDVVYALKRQGRTLYGFGG, from the coding sequence ATGTCAGGACGCGGCAAGGGAGGTAAGGGTTTGGGCAAGGGCGGTGCAAAGAGGCACCGCAAGGTCCTGAGGGATAACATCCAGGGCATCACTAAGCCGGCGATCCGGCGACTTGCTCGCCGTGGAGGGGTGAAGCGCATCAGCGGCCTCATCTACGAGGAGACCAGGGGCGTCCTGAAGATCTTCCTGGAGAACGTCATCCGCGACGCTGTGACTTACACGGAGCACGCCCGCCGGAAGACCGTCACCGCCATGGACGTCGTCTATGCTCTCAAGAGGCAGGGTCGCACCCTCTACGGTTTCGGTGGTTGA
- the LOC116265710 gene encoding pentatricopeptide repeat-containing protein At1g08610-like — MVVSRPVVWRYEMACSLHLQKSVPCVPFGYMNWSFDSDFGWSNGGGNQGLTKVDVAEKGNSSWGRTRRVSLLECRRGHYRRVCLDRVNPATVNGHEPVVSTKGTRKKSREPFHSPSDGPYIENDQSSNNEFLWMLCRSGKMVEAANLIDIMARLSQVPDFSTCISVIRGLIKSDRIDKSKRVLNIMVLSGGIPDSITYNMLIGALCRKGQIGAAISVLDGMSASGCTPDVIAYNAIMRSMFGMGKIDQAIRFWKDQLRKGCPPYIITYTVFMGLVFRHRGVEYALEVFEDMAAEGCYPDIVTYNSLINIACKEGKYEDVNLMFLDMFGRGLVPNSVTYNTLLHGLCRIGRRGEAEQILSIMNQSSNPPTVVSYNILINCLCKSGFLDRAVDFLELMVSGGCCPDIITYNTLLYAICKEGMVDEAFSILHFLGNNGYTLVQSTYNIVIDGLSKNGNMDKAMELLREMISCRIFPDDITYNSLIAGLCKANMVESALRMLKEMTRRKHKPKITTFNAVIQGLCSANKVDVAIDILNMMVLKQCKPNEVTYATLIKGLDAVGKQDEAMELRNNLIERKVLREKVVERLIHEK, encoded by the coding sequence ATGGTAGTATCTAGGCCTGTTGTGTGGCGGTACGAGATGGCGTGCAGCCTTCACTTGCAGAAATCTGTACCTTGTGTGCCTTTCGGTTACATGAATTGGAGTTTCGATTCGGATTTTGGGTGGTCTAATGGTGGTGGGAATCAAGGCTTGACCAAGGTGGATGTAGCGGAAAAGGGTAACTCTAGTTGGGGAAGAACTAGAAGAGTTTCCTTGTTAGAATGTCGGCGGGGTCACTATAGGAGAGTTTGCCTCGATCGGGTTAATCCGGCGACCGTAAATGGTCATGAGCCAGTTGTTTCGACAAAGGGAACACGAAAAAAATCACGGGAACCATTTCATTCACCTTCTGACGGACCTTACATCGAGAACGATCAGTCGTCGAATAATGAATTCTTGTGGATGCTGTGCAGAAGTGGAAAAATGGTAGAGGCAGCGAATCTGATAGATATAATGGCGAGGCTCAGCCAGGTTCCCGATTTCTCGACCTGTATATCAGTGATTCGTGGCTTGATAAAGAGCGATAGGATTGATAAATCAAAAAGAGTTCTGAACATCATGGTTTTGTCTGGTGGTATTCCTGATTCAATCACATATAACATGTTAATTGGTGCTTTGTGTCGCAAAGGGCAAATCGGTGCTGCAATTAGTGTTCTAGATGGCATGAGCGCAAGCGGATGCACACCGGATGTTATAGCATACAATGCCATCATGAGGAGCATGTTTGGTATGGGGAAGATTGATCAGGCTATCAGGTTTTGGAAGGATCAGTTGAGAAAAGGCTGCCCTCCTTATATAATTACGTACACTGTGTTCATGGGGCTAGTGTTCCGGCATCGTGGCGTTGAATATGCTCTGGAGGTCTTCGAGGACATGGCTGCTGAAGGTTGCTATCCCGACATCGTAACATACAACTCTCTGATCAACATAGCGTGTAAGGAGGGAAAGTATGAAGATGTGAACTTGATGTTCTTGGATATGTTTGGTAGAGGATTGGTGCCGAATTCTGTAACTTACAACACGTTACTCCATGGTCTGTGCAGAATTGGCAGAAGGGGGGAGGCAGAGCAGATCCTCTCGATCATGAACCAGAGTTCTAATCCTCCTACTGTTGTCTCTTacaatattttaataaattgtCTGTGCAAGTCTGGTTTCTTGGATCGAGCAGTTGATTTTCTAGAACTAATGGTTTCTGGAGGATGTTGTCCTGATATCATCACTTATAACACTCTTTTGTATGCAATATGCAAGGAAGGCATGGTAGATGAAGCGTTTTCTATACTCCATTTTTTGGGGAATAATGGTTATACTCTTGTTCAGTCTACTTATAATATTGTAATTGACGGTTTGTCGAAGAACGGTAATATGGACAAGGCAATGGAGCTGCTAAGGGAGATGATTAGCTGCAGGATATTTCCTGATGACATCACTTATAATTCATTGATAGCTGGGTTGTGTAAGGCAAACATGGTGGAGTCTGCACTTCGGATGTTGAAGGAAATGACTAGGAGAAAACACAAGCCTAAGATTACGACTTTTAATGCTGTTATTCAAGGCTTATGCAGTGCGAATAAAGTGGATGTTGCAATTGACATCCTCAATATGATGGTCTTGAAACAGTGCAAACCCAACGAGGTCACATATGCCACATTGATCAAGGGATTGGATGCTGTTGGGAAACAGGATGAGGCTATGGAGTTACGTAATAACTTGATTGAGCGCAAGGTTCTTAGGGAAAAAGTGGTGGAAAGATTAATACACGAGAAATGA